A single window of Thermococcus celericrescens DNA harbors:
- a CDS encoding CBS domain-containing protein, which produces MDTLNAGEKSHEAKAKKIRIIHSKRRLLQLQRKEELSHNIRYVSKVPVRLVMDRDYLVVHPHDSMATLIESMGEEESSAIVVDSDGKLVGFVTMKDILHLFDVPRRHSIVGFGLLKRYSVTRATRVEDIMVTKPVTVNINDELGHAIRIMLETGKHHLPVVDDGGRAHGLLEVKDIIRLIRLVSL; this is translated from the coding sequence GAGGCCAAAGCGAAGAAGATACGAATAATCCACAGCAAAAGGAGGCTTCTCCAGCTCCAGCGCAAGGAAGAGCTTAGCCACAACATCAGGTACGTTTCCAAGGTCCCCGTGAGGCTGGTCATGGACCGCGACTACCTCGTCGTTCACCCTCACGACTCCATGGCAACTCTCATCGAGAGCATGGGCGAGGAGGAAAGCTCCGCTATCGTCGTTGATTCCGATGGAAAACTCGTCGGATTCGTCACGATGAAGGACATACTCCACCTCTTCGACGTCCCCCGGAGGCACTCCATAGTGGGCTTCGGCCTGCTGAAGAGGTACTCCGTCACGAGGGCGACGAGGGTGGAGGACATAATGGTCACCAAGCCGGTAACCGTGAACATCAACGACGAGCTGGGGCACGCCATAAGGATAATGCTCGAAACCGGAAAGCACCACCTTCCCGTGGTGGACGACGGTGGCAGGGCCCACGGCCTGCTGGAGGTTAAGGACATAATACGCCTCATACGCCTCGTCTCCCTCTGA